In the Dioscorea cayenensis subsp. rotundata cultivar TDr96_F1 chromosome 12, TDr96_F1_v2_PseudoChromosome.rev07_lg8_w22 25.fasta, whole genome shotgun sequence genome, one interval contains:
- the LOC120273238 gene encoding uncharacterized protein LOC120273238: MTEDPAENELELLHSEEDMQDDIENITIVDPTDEWTQFRVDMATNIMDSDSQVGRRVQSKHYWTTDEDKALIDALIELSTNPMWRAENGFRNGYLVQLERMIKEKLPQSMIKASPNIESRVKLLRKQTTAISDILQISGFVWNYERCTIECEKSAYDEYVKNHKEAAGLYGKCFSFFNDLAPVFTKDRAQGTARGDIGDDAEQYAQENISLDEDMGFSQLPTDEFSTPMQEPASQQSPVASEVGPGFRSMADVAAKKDANREEHEERRKFLRQILPLVEGLSIHEVMFILQVLPKHEDELKTFVELPGSMKLPFCHVLLARLGYIPPNL, translated from the exons ATGACTGAAGATCCTGCAGAAAATGAACTTGAGCTTCTGCATTCGGAGGAGGACATGCAAGATGATATCGAGAATATTACGATTGTTGATCCAACAGATGAGTGGACCCAATTTAGAGTTGACATGGCtacaaatat tatggATTCGGATTCACAAGTAGGCCGTAGAGTACAAAGCAAACACTATTGGACAACAGATGAGGATAAGGCACTTATTGATGCCTTAATAGAGCTATCAACAAATCCAATGTGGCGGGCGGAGAATGGATTTCGCAATGGCTACCTCGTTCAATTAGAaagaatgataaaagaaaaacttcCACAAAGCATGATAAAAGCTTCACCTAATATCGAGTCTAGGGTGAAGCTTTTAAGGAAACAAACTACTGCAATAAGTGATATCTTACAAATTAGTGGGTTCGTTTGGAACTATGAAAGGTGCACTATTGAGTGTGAGAAAAGCGCATATGATGAATATGTTAAG AACCATAAAGAAGCAGCTGGTCTTTATGGGAagtgtttttcatttttcaatgatCTTGCTCCAGTGTTCACAAAAGATAGAGCACAGGGAACTGCAAGGGGTGACATTGGAGATGATGCAGAACAATATGCTCAGGAAAATATTAGTTTGGATGAGGACATGGGTTTCTCTCAGTTACCAACTGATGAGTTTTCCACGCCTATGCAAGAACCTGCATCACAGCAATCACCTGTGGCTTCAGAAG TTGGACCGGGATTTAGGTCGATGGCCGATGTAGCTGCTAAAAAGGATGCTAATCGTGAAGAGCATGAAGAAAGGAGGAAATTTCTACGTCAAATACTTCCATTGGTTGAAGGTCTCTCTATTCATGAAGTGATGTTTATCTTGCAGGTTTTGCCAAAACATGAAGATGAACTCAAAACATTTGTTGAGTTACCGGGCAGCATGAAACTACCATTTTGTCATGTACTTCTAGCAAGATTGGGATATATACCACCTAATCTATGA
- the LOC120272986 gene encoding SNF1-related protein kinase regulatory subunit beta-1-like has protein sequence MGNAGAKEADNGAGGPDEEAGSDGEPRSEGVRRVGSSDSIDNTPPESPGRSRSPLMFAPQVPVAPLVRGAEISPFFSQLRMNDSHGTLNAPLGKGVPTMIIWSHGGNEVLVEGSWDNWTARKAMYKSGMEHSVLMVLPSGVYQYRFIVDGEQRYIPDLPHTQDEMGFISNLLDVHEYVPDDLQSVSEFEPPPSPDSTYNQRFPADEDFAKEPLAVPPHLHLTVLGKEEPATKPPHVILNHLFIERGWAAQSLVALGLTHRFQSKYVTVVLYKPMLR, from the exons ATGGGGAATGCCGGCGCGAAGGAGGCGGACAACGGCGCCGGCGGCCCCGATGAGGAGGCGGGATCCGACGGGGAGCCGCGGAGTGAAGGTGTGCGGCGAGTTGGGTCTTCTGATTCGATAGACAACACGCCGCCGGAGAGCCCTGGCCGATCAAGATCGCCCCTCATGTTTGCCCCGCAG GTTCCTGTTGCCCCTTTGGTGAGAGGTGCTGAAATATCACCATTTTTTAGTCAGTTACGGATGAATGACTCTCATGGGACTCTGAATGCACCCCTCGGAAAGGGTGTTCCGACAATGATTATCTGGAGTCATGGTGGGAATGAAGTCTTAGTGGAGGGGTCATGGGATAACTGGACTGCTAG GAAGGCTATGTACAAGTCTGGCATGGAACATTCTGTTTTGATGGTTCTTCCATCTGGCGTCTATCAATACAGGTTCATTGTTGATGGAGAACAAAGATACATTCCTGATCTTCCACATACACAGGACGAGATGGGGTTCATCTCAAATCTCCTTGATGTCCAT GAATATGTACCAGATGACCTACAAAGCGTTTCAGAATTCGAACCCCCTCCATCACCAGACTCAACTTACAACCAGCGATTCCCCGCCGACGAGGACTTCGCCAAGGAGCCACTGGCAGTGCCGCCACATCTACACCTCACCGTTCTTGGCAAGGAGGAACCAGCAACAAAACCTCCGCATGTCATCTTAAACCACCTTTTCATAGAGAGAGGATGGGCTGCACAGTCACTTGTTGCTCTTGGATTGACCCATCGGTTTCAGTCCAAGTATGTGACCGTCGTCCTTTACAAGCCCATGCTGCGATAG
- the LOC120273558 gene encoding DNA gyrase subunit A, chloroplastic/mitochondrial-like, giving the protein MRLKEGDKMASMDIVPAAMFKDLQNSSGNSEIQGRDLRPPWLLFISESGHGKRVPLSNFRQSRFNRVGLRGYKLPEDYRLAAVFVVGFSLAEDGESDEHVVLVSQSGTVNRIKIQDVSIQSRFARGVILMRLEHAGKIQSASLISAATDDVINDDIDV; this is encoded by the exons ATGCGACTGAAGGAAGGTGACAAGATGGCATCAATGGACATAGTACCAGCAGCGATGTTTAAAGACTTGCAAAATTCATCAGGCAATTCTGAGATCCA GGGCAGAGATCTCAGACCACCATGGTTGCTCTTCATTTCTGAAAGTGGTCATGGGAAGCGTGTGCCTCTGAGTAActttagacaatcaagatttaATAGAGTGGGTCTGAGAGGTTACAAG CTCCCAGAAGATTATCGTCTTGCTGCAGTATTTGTTGTTGGGTTTTCTCTGGCAG AGGATGGTGAAAGTGACGAACATGTTGTCCTAGTCAGCCAAAGTGGGACTGTCAACAGAATCAAGATTCAAGATGTATCTATACAGTCAAGATTTGCAAG GGGTGTTATCTTAATGCGATTGGAGCATGCAGGGAAAATCCAATCTGCTTCTTTAATTTCTGCCGCCACTGATGATGTCATTAATGATGATATTGACGTCTGA
- the LOC120273557 gene encoding ADP-ribosylation factor 2-like gives MGLTFTKLFSRLFAKKEMRILMVGLDAAGKTTILYKLKLGEIVTTIPTIGFNVETVEYKNISFTVWDVGGQDKIRPLWRHYFQNTQGLIFVVDSNDRDRVVEARDELHRMLNEDELRDAVLLVFANKQDLPNAMNAAEITDKLGLHSLRQRHWYIQSTCATSGEGLYEGLDWLSSNIANKG, from the exons ATGGGGCTCACTTTCACGAAGCTCTTCAGTCGGTTGTTTGCCAAGAAGGAGATGAGGATCCTCATGGTTGGTCTCGATGCTGCTGGTAAGACCACCATCCTCTATAAGCTCAAGCTTGGAGAGATCGTCACTACCATCCCCACTATCG GATTCAATGTTGAGACGGTGGAGTACAAGAACATTAGCTTCACCGTTTGGGATGTCGGTGGCCAAGATAAG ATTAGACCTTTGTGGAGGCACTACTTCCAGAACACCCAGGGTCTTATCTTTGTGGTGGACAGCAATGACAGGGATCGTGTTGTTGAAGCAAGGGATGAGTTGCACCGGATGTTAAATGAG GATGAGTTACGTGATGCTGTTTTGCTTGTGTTTGCAAACAAGCAAGATCTGCCCAATGCAATGAATGCTGCTGAAATCACTGATAAACTTGGTCTGCATTCCCTGCGTCAGCGTCACtg GTACATCCAGAGCACTTGTGCTACGTCTGGCGAGGGTTTATACGAGGGGTTGGACTGGCTCTCTAGCAACATTGCAAACAAG GGTTGA